Part of the Verrucomicrobiia bacterium genome, ACATGAAAGTACCGGCGCCGGTTTCGGACCGGCGCCGGCCCTCCTTTTATGGGATTAAGCGCGCGCGCCCGATTTGAGCGAGTTGAGCGCCGCGTCGTAATTCGGATGCTGCGTGACTTCCGGGACGTATTCCACGTACTGGATCTTGTCGTCCGCGCCGACGATGAACACCGCGCGCGTGAGAAGATGCAGTTCCTTGATCAGCGCGCCGTAAGCCGTGCCGAACGAAGCGCCGCGCCAGTCGGAAAGCGTCTGGACTTTCGTCGCGCTGGAAGCGCCGCACCAGCGCTTCTGCGCGAACGGCAGGTCCATGCTGATGGTCAGCACCGCGACATTGGCGGGAAGCTTGGACGCTTCTTCATTGAAGCGCTTGGTCTGCAGGTCGCAAACCGGCGTGTCGAGCGACGGAACGACGCTGATGAGACGCGTCTTGCCCTTGGTGCTCGCAAGCGTGGCTTCGGTCAGGTCATTGGCCACAACCTTGAAATCCGGAGCCTTGTCGCCCACTTTGAGCTGGGGGCCGACCAGCGTCATGGGATTTCCTTTAAAAGTAATCGCGCCTTTTCTTTCCTGTGACATAAAGATCTCCTTGGTAACGGGGACAAGCCTAAAAGGCATGTCCCCGGATATTCATCTTGTTTGCGAGAAAAAGTCCGGAAGGCCGGCCGGCTCGCGACGGAGCAGCCTCCAAAAAAGAGGTTTAGTATAGCACAAGAGAGGCGGAAGAGGGCTAGGAGACCTTCTCGGGCGCGGAAGCCAGGAGGCGGCCGGGCCTGGCTCCGGCATGAAGCTCGCCTCGCTCGATGACGGGCACGCCGTTCACGAAAACCCATTGCATGCCCGAGCTGAACTCTTTGGGATGATCGTAAGTCGCGTTGTCGCGCAGCTTGCCGGGATCGGCCAGGACGAGATCCGCATAGCCGCCGGCCTGGATACGGCCGCGGTCTTTGAGCCCGAAATAATCCGCGCTCTCGGACGTGTTTTTGCGGATGAACGCCGCGGCTGACGCCTCCGTCCCCTGCATTTCATGCGCCAAGAGCCTCGAAAATGTGCCGAAGGCGCGCGGGTGCGGATAATCGCTGCCGTCGGCGATGCTGTCCGAGCCCACGGCCACGTAGGGCTGGGCCAGGACTTTGTCGATGACGTCGAGGCTCTGCGAAAATGAAAACGCGCTGATTTCAAAAGCCGAGCGCTCGAGAAGGCCCACGAGCGTTTCTTCCGGCGAAAGTCCCTGCTTGGCCGCCACTTCCTGAAGCGTCTTCCCGGAAAATTGCTGATCGGCTTCGTTCGCGACGGACGCAATCATCACCGCGTTCCAGTCGCGCGGATGCTCGCGGTAATAATCTTTCAGCTGCTTGATCAGCTCCGGGCGCTTGGTGTCGTCCATGAAAAGCTGCAGACGGTCTTCGCGCGTGAAAATCTCATCCGGCAGCACGACGCCCAGCTCCGCGGCGCTTCCTTGATAAGGATAAGCGTCCGCGCGCACGCGCAGCCCCTGCTTGCGCGCCTCGTCGATCAGCCTCAGCGCCTCGTCGATCTTGGGCCAATTGTTTTTGCCCGCGGCCTTGAGATGGGAAATCTGGATCTTCGCGCCGGCGGCTTCGCCGATGCGCAGCGTTTCCTCGATGGCTTCAATCAGGCGGCTGCCTTCATTTCGCATGTGAAAGGCGCAGATGCCGTCGAATTCGGCCGCGACCTTGCAGAGTTCGGTGAGCTCTTTCTCGTCCGCATAGATGCCGGGAAGATAAATAAGGCCGTACGAAATGCCGATGGCCCCATCGTTCATGGCGCGGCGCAGAAGGTCCTTCATGGCTTCCAGTTCTTCCGGCGTGGCGGGCCGCGCCTGCATGCCCATGACGGACGCGCGGATGTTGCCGTGCCCGGCAAGCGACGCGATGTTGGTCATGCCGCCGAGCTTTTCATACCACGCGCGGTAATCGGAAAATTCTTTCCATTCCACCGGGCCGGGCAGTTTCACGCCTTCGCGCGCCCAGATGGAAGGCATGAGCGCGGGCTGCTGCCCCTCGGCCGGAGCCGCGGACATGCCGCAATTGCCCACGATCTCGGTGGTGACGCCCTGAAACACCTTGTTCGCAAGGCCTGGATAAACCCACTCATTCATGTCCGAATGCGTGTGCGCGTCGATAAAGCCGGGCATGAGGAAGAGCCCTCGCCCGTCGATTACCTGGCGCGCGTCGGAGGCGGCCAGTTTTCCCACGGCCGCGATGCGCTCGCCTTTCACGGCCACGTCCGCCTGCCGGGCTTTCGAGGAAACGCCGTCAAAGACCGTTGCGCCCTGGATCAAAAAATCATACGCAGGCTCCTGGGCCTTGGCGGAAGCGGAAGTGAGAAGAATGGCGGCGAGCGTCATCCCGAAGAGCTTCATGAACCGCGGGATGGGGTTTTGCCGCTTTTGCGGTGGGAAGCGCGGACGACGGTATGGATGCCGCCGCGCACGAAAAAATCGCCCTCGATGTCCATGCGTCTCGGCCGGACGGCTTTGACGAGATCGTCGAGGATCTGGTTGGTCACCTTTTCGTGAAATGCCCCTTCGTTGCGGTAACTCCAGAGGTAGAGCTTCAGGCTCTTGAGTTCCACGCAAAGGCGGTCCGGAACGTAAACGATGCGGATCGTCGCGAAATCCGGCTGGCCGGTTTTCGGGCACACGCAGGTGAACTCCGGACACTCGAACCGGATTTCGTAATCGCGGCCCGGGTACGGGTTCGGAAAGGATTCCAAATGCTTCGACGGCTTCGTTGGCATGGCGAGGATTATATCATAGCCGCAAAACGGGCCGGTGCGGCCCTGGGGAGAATCGCATGATACGAGAGCCGGGTCTCTTTTTACGATAGCCCCATCGAAATTTTCCGCGTTTGCGCTTTCGCGGCCGGAGCCAGGGCGGTTATCTTCATGACAAGGGGAATACGCGACAGGAGAACCATCAACCATGAAACCACTCTGGGAGGACTTGGTGCAGGATTTTCTTGAGATCGGATGCAGGCTCAATAAAAACGAAACGGAATCGGCTTTAAACGCGCTGCGGGAGGAAGCCCCCGAAGGGGAAGAGATTTACATGCACCCGGCCTTTTCGGTCGGCGGCAAAATCATGGTCGTCGTGCGGCACAGCCATTTGAAGGAATGCTTCTTTTATTTCGCCGGCGAGGGAAAAACCGTCAAGCAGGCGCTGGACGCCGTTTACAAGTGATCGAAGTCGCTCAGGCACTGGTTGGAGAATGAGAAGACGTAAACCGCCAGCTTGTCGTCTTTGACCATGAGCTTGAGCTCGTGGAATTCCTTGTCTTCGCCCGCGATGATGTAATAAAGCCGGGGCTGGCTCACTTCGACGTAAGTGTCGCCTTTCTCGTCCACCTTGAGGTCCGTGCCGCGGTTGGCTTCCGGAACAGGCTCGTCGTCGCGCCGCACGTAGACCCGCGAGGTTTTTCCCTTCTCCATCTGGTCCATGACCGCGTAGAGCTCGCGGCCCAGATAAATGATGCCCATGTAGTCTTCGTAATCCGGCACCGTCTCCGCGTGTTCGAAATATTCTTCGCGGTTGCTCCAAAGCCCTTTCAGAAAAAATCCTCTTTCCAGGCGACGGCCCTGGTCTTCGAACTTAAGGGTCTGGTCCGGCTGCGCCCCGGGCAGGTTGGCGATTTCCACGCCCCACCATCCCGCGCGCTTATAGCCGACGTAGACTTCCGTGCTCATCTCCCCGCATTCCCATAGGTTGAACTTATCCTGCTCGGAGTGCACGACGCTCGGAGGCAGCGCGGCCTCGGGGTTCAGCTCCTGCAGGCCCTTGCGGATCGCTTCCTCGGCGGTGATGTAATTGCCTTCGCCGACCTGCGAATAAAGGATGCGGCCTTTCGAATCCACGAGATGCTTGGTGGGCCACGAGCCGTTGCCGTACTCCTGCCACACGGTGCCGTCGTTGTCGAGGTAGGTGGGGTAAGGCAGGTTCATCCTGTTCAACGCGGCCTCGACGTTGTCTTTATCGTGGCCGTACTCGAATTCCGGGGCATGCACGAGAATGATTTCGAAGCCGTAAGGATGGTAGGCCTTATACCAGTCGTTGAGGTATTTGATCTCGCGGATCACGTTGATCGTGCTGTAATCCCAGAAATAGACGAGCGTCAGCTTGTCCGCGAAGATTTTTTTCTTTTTGATCTTTCCGGCCTGCAGCCAGATGCCTTTGGAAGAAAACGCGGGGGCCTTTTTGATTTCGTCTTTCTTGTCGTCCGCGCGCGCGGCCGCGGGAATGACCGCGATCATGACGAACGCCGTCAGGACGAAGAGGGCCTTCAGAAGCCGGCTTTGGGAGTTCCGATGCCAATGCATAGTACCTTCATTATCGTCAAAAAACGCCGCGAGAACACCTTATAGAGTCTTCACGCATTCCGGTGCTTCTTCAAGAGCCGTCTTCGTTTTCTTCCGTGTCTTCCGTCCCGGCCACCGCCTGTTTCAGCGCCCGGATCTCGTTTTTATTAAGGAAGCGGCCCTTGC contains:
- the tpx gene encoding thiol peroxidase, yielding MSQERKGAITFKGNPMTLVGPQLKVGDKAPDFKVVANDLTEATLASTKGKTRLISVVPSLDTPVCDLQTKRFNEEASKLPANVAVLTISMDLPFAQKRWCGASSATKVQTLSDWRGASFGTAYGALIKELHLLTRAVFIVGADDKIQYVEYVPEVTQHPNYDAALNSLKSGARA
- a CDS encoding redoxin domain-containing protein, with amino-acid sequence MHWHRNSQSRLLKALFVLTAFVMIAVIPAAARADDKKDEIKKAPAFSSKGIWLQAGKIKKKKIFADKLTLVYFWDYSTINVIREIKYLNDWYKAYHPYGFEIILVHAPEFEYGHDKDNVEAALNRMNLPYPTYLDNDGTVWQEYGNGSWPTKHLVDSKGRILYSQVGEGNYITAEEAIRKGLQELNPEAALPPSVVHSEQDKFNLWECGEMSTEVYVGYKRAGWWGVEIANLPGAQPDQTLKFEDQGRRLERGFFLKGLWSNREEYFEHAETVPDYEDYMGIIYLGRELYAVMDQMEKGKTSRVYVRRDDEPVPEANRGTDLKVDEKGDTYVEVSQPRLYYIIAGEDKEFHELKLMVKDDKLAVYVFSFSNQCLSDFDHL
- a CDS encoding D-aminoacylase yields the protein MKLFGMTLAAILLTSASAKAQEPAYDFLIQGATVFDGVSSKARQADVAVKGERIAAVGKLAASDARQVIDGRGLFLMPGFIDAHTHSDMNEWVYPGLANKVFQGVTTEIVGNCGMSAAPAEGQQPALMPSIWAREGVKLPGPVEWKEFSDYRAWYEKLGGMTNIASLAGHGNIRASVMGMQARPATPEELEAMKDLLRRAMNDGAIGISYGLIYLPGIYADEKELTELCKVAAEFDGICAFHMRNEGSRLIEAIEETLRIGEAAGAKIQISHLKAAGKNNWPKIDEALRLIDEARKQGLRVRADAYPYQGSAAELGVVLPDEIFTREDRLQLFMDDTKRPELIKQLKDYYREHPRDWNAVMIASVANEADQQFSGKTLQEVAAKQGLSPEETLVGLLERSAFEISAFSFSQSLDVIDKVLAQPYVAVGSDSIADGSDYPHPRAFGTFSRLLAHEMQGTEASAAAFIRKNTSESADYFGLKDRGRIQAGGYADLVLADPGKLRDNATYDHPKEFSSGMQWVFVNGVPVIERGELHAGARPGRLLASAPEKVS
- the queF gene encoding preQ(1) synthase; translated protein: MPTKPSKHLESFPNPYPGRDYEIRFECPEFTCVCPKTGQPDFATIRIVYVPDRLCVELKSLKLYLWSYRNEGAFHEKVTNQILDDLVKAVRPRRMDIEGDFFVRGGIHTVVRASHRKSGKTPSRGS